The region GAATTAAAACCATTCTACGAATTTAAAACTGAGTCTGATACAGAAGTTCTAATGGCTGCTTATATTAAATTTGGGCAAGATTTTCTGGATAAGCTGAATGGGATGTTTTCTTTTGCGATATGGGATACAAAAGAAAAGTTTTTATTTGCTGCCCGTGACAGGTTTGGAGTTAAGCCATTTTATTATTCCAAAAATGCTGAAGAATTTTTCTACGCTAGTGAGATCAAGAGTATAACCGGAATCCTCAGAAACAATGAACCATCCTTAAAAGTATGGGCAAATTACTTCGCGTATGGATCATATGGTCTTCCCAGTGAAACTTTTTATCAGCATATTTTCCAATTACCGGCGGGGCATTTTCTAACCTTTAAGAATGGTGAGCTGAAAATTCAACAATGGTATGACTTCGTTGAGAATGTTCAGAAAGTTAAAGTTTATGATAATATTGAAGAAGCCAAAGCGAAATATCTTAGCCTCTTAAAGGACAGCATTTCGTTAAGATTTAGAGCCGATGTAGAAGTTGGTTTTAATATAAGTGGAGGAGTAGATAGTTCCCTTTTACTAGCTCTTGTGAATCAATATCAGGAGAAAGAAAAGATCAGTGCGTATACATTCTATTCAGATGATGAACGATATGATGAATTACCCTGGGTAAAAAAAATGATAGGGCAAACCGGAAATCCTTTATCAAAAATTCGACTTGATGTTAATGAAGTTAAAGAATTATCGAGAACCACAAGCATTATACAGGATGAACCATTTGGGGGATTTCCTACGATCGCTTATTCAAAAATATTCCGGCAGGCAAGGCAGGATAATGTGTTGGTACTTCTGGATGGTCAGGGGATGGATGAGCAATGGGCTGGATACGATTATTACCGTGGTGGCGATCATTCCAATAATATTCAGGGACAAAGAAGGAATTTCTCTCCTTTTAAAATAAATTGTTTGAGTAAAGAATTAATGAAATTTGCCGAAAAACCAAATTATCCTAAGCCTTTTGATAATCAACTCCAAAACCTACAATATAGAGACCTCTTCTATACAAAAATTCCAAGAGCCCTAAGATTCAATGATAGAATATCTATGGCTGCCAGTACCGAACTCAGGGAGCCATTTCTTGATTACCGATTAGTAGAATTTGCCTTTGCTCAATCTGAAAATTTTAAGATTAAAGGGAGTATACATAAATACCTGTTACGTGAACTCGTAAAAGAACTGGTACCTTTAGGGATTTCTTATGCACCAAAACGTCCCTTGCAAACACCTCAACGAGAATGGCTTGGTGACGAATTAAGTGTTTGGGTAGAAGCACAATTAAACAGAATAGCGGAAAGCCAATATGCTGATTGGTTTGATCTTGATGAATTGCAGAAGGAATGGCTAAAATATAAAGAAGGAGAGCGGCATAGTAGTTTTCACATCTGGCAATGGGTGAATGCAAGTTTTTTGCTTTACCAATAAACTAATCGCTTAGGCTTGTAGTTAATTTCTAATTATATTTGAACACGAATTTAGCCTAATATTAGTGTAAATGCTTATTCAAGAAAATGACTAAAAAAATGGATTCCGATAACACTTTAGGCTTGGTGATTACTGACGGGGTTGGTTTTCGGAACTTTTTTTTAAGCGGTTTTTTAGAAGAAATAAAGTCGAAATTTCAGCAAATAATTATTTTTTCTGCGCTTCCCAGCTCAGTTTTCAACGAATTTGATCTTTCCGGTTGTGTGTTGGTGCATCTGGAAGATTATCGTGAATCAGGTTTTAACTGGTTTTTTAGAAAAACCAAGGAGCTAGCCCATCTTAAGAAAAATGCTGGGAATAATTTTGGGTTTCAGGATAATCTAAGGGCAAATTATACTCAATCAAATTCAAGAAGGGGTAAACTTGTTAGATTCGCTTATAAGCTTAGCGAGCATTTTAATTCTGAAGAATCAATAGACAGGTTCTACCGGCTTCAACAAAAAAGTTTTGCAAATCATTCTTCAACTAAAAATTATAGAAAACTTTTAAGTCAGTATAAACCTGGTCTTCTTTTTTTTACTCATCAAAGACCTCCTTATATCGCGCCACTTTTATACGCGGCGGGAAAAGAAAAAATAAAAACCTGCAGCTTTATCTTCAGTTGGGATAATCTTGCTTCTAAAGGAAGAATGGCGGGAAATTTTAATCATTATTTGGTATGGAGTGGGTTGATGAAAGAGGAGTTACTTCAATTTTATGGTAGAATTTCGGATGAACAGGTTCAAGTTGTGGGAACTCCACAGTTTGAACCTTATGTGATGCCAGAGTACAGTAGTACTAAAAATGAATTCCATAATCGGTTTGACCTGGATTCTAAATTGAAGACTATTTGCTTTAGTTGTGGAGATGTCTCAACCAGTGCAAACGATCCGTTATATATTGAAACCATAGCCGCGGCTTTAATAAAAAATGAAATTGAGGAAAGTCTTAATTTTCTTGTAAGAACTTCCCCAGCAGAGGAACCTGAAAGATTTACTTATTTACGAGAAAAATATCCGTTTATAAAGTGGAATTATCCCGCCTGGACACAAAGCAGAAGTGATCATTCTGAAACCTGGTCGCAACGAATTCCCTCAACCAAAGATCTTAAAGACCTTAGGATGATTTTAGAATTTTCAGA is a window of Salegentibacter salegens DNA encoding:
- the asnB gene encoding asparagine synthase (glutamine-hydrolyzing); the encoded protein is MCGIAGIISPFDRQRDLEQMLELQKHRGPDNTGKFSDSGFAYLGHNRLSIIDLNDASNQPFSDNSGRYQLSFNGEIYNYLELREELKPFYEFKTESDTEVLMAAYIKFGQDFLDKLNGMFSFAIWDTKEKFLFAARDRFGVKPFYYSKNAEEFFYASEIKSITGILRNNEPSLKVWANYFAYGSYGLPSETFYQHIFQLPAGHFLTFKNGELKIQQWYDFVENVQKVKVYDNIEEAKAKYLSLLKDSISLRFRADVEVGFNISGGVDSSLLLALVNQYQEKEKISAYTFYSDDERYDELPWVKKMIGQTGNPLSKIRLDVNEVKELSRTTSIIQDEPFGGFPTIAYSKIFRQARQDNVLVLLDGQGMDEQWAGYDYYRGGDHSNNIQGQRRNFSPFKINCLSKELMKFAEKPNYPKPFDNQLQNLQYRDLFYTKIPRALRFNDRISMAASTELREPFLDYRLVEFAFAQSENFKIKGSIHKYLLRELVKELVPLGISYAPKRPLQTPQREWLGDELSVWVEAQLNRIAESQYADWFDLDELQKEWLKYKEGERHSSFHIWQWVNASFLLYQ